One part of the Streptomyces nigra genome encodes these proteins:
- a CDS encoding bifunctional glycosyltransferase/CDP-glycerol:glycerophosphate glycerophosphotransferase: protein MPHFSVIVPSHGVAGRLSRALDSVLTQSFGDVELIPVCDAPDCPAADVAGRYAGRDRRVVPVHAPPTEGVAGARNAGLRSATGDWVLFLDGDDELAPGALAALDARLRETGEPDVLYTGHERVPWWTGEPATPAAPLLARAPDGAFTPERAPRLTGVGLPAWSAAYRRDFLVEHELVFPGGHFTDVAFGGLVTLAAGRMAVLRRVVVRHRVRRQGSRLNRPGTHHSELLDQVELVLTRAAQQGLPARRYGPLFEQLFAAVLKTAAHPRRLPHGRAAFFRRAGVLYRRHRPAGFRPPGGSLGVQHRLLASGAYPAFHALRAANRALTGVLARLPRPRGLRTRLRYRLQLRRPLDPNLAVYCAYWGRGYLCNPAALHAKARELAPHLRSVFLVEPGQETTLPEGVEYAVIGSRLSWDVLARAKYLINNANFADAVVKRPGSVHLSTQHGTPLKKMGADQAMYPVVAAATGSFARLLARVDRWDYNVTSNRHSTEMWESAYPAAHETLEYGYPRNDAYYTATAEDVARIRRELGVPEGRKALLYAPTHRDHASGFEPGLDLAALCEEIGDEYVVLLRAHYFYDRGDARGSGRIVDVTGHLSSEEVCLAADALITDYSSIMFDYANLDRPIVVYADDWDVYREVRGVYFDLMQSPPGRVARTPGELAALLRDGSYADTESRALRAAFRERFCQFDDGRAAERVVRRVLLGEPPEALPPVVPLAERVPAPAPAATTLTRS from the coding sequence ATGCCCCACTTCAGCGTCATCGTTCCGTCCCATGGTGTCGCGGGCCGGCTGTCCCGGGCGCTGGACTCGGTCCTGACCCAGTCCTTCGGCGACGTCGAGCTGATCCCGGTCTGTGACGCCCCCGACTGCCCGGCGGCGGACGTCGCCGGCCGGTACGCGGGGCGGGACCGCAGGGTGGTACCGGTGCACGCGCCCCCGACGGAGGGGGTGGCCGGGGCGCGCAACGCGGGCCTGCGCTCCGCGACCGGTGACTGGGTGCTGTTCCTGGACGGCGACGACGAGCTGGCGCCGGGCGCGCTGGCCGCCCTCGACGCGCGGCTGCGGGAGACCGGCGAGCCGGACGTCCTGTACACCGGGCACGAGCGGGTCCCCTGGTGGACGGGCGAGCCGGCCACCCCGGCGGCGCCGCTGCTGGCCCGCGCCCCGGACGGGGCGTTCACGCCCGAGCGGGCCCCCCGGCTGACCGGGGTGGGACTGCCCGCGTGGAGCGCGGCCTACCGGCGGGATTTCCTGGTCGAGCACGAACTGGTCTTCCCCGGTGGCCACTTCACCGACGTCGCCTTCGGCGGGCTGGTGACGCTCGCCGCCGGGCGGATGGCGGTGCTGCGCCGGGTCGTCGTACGGCATCGGGTGCGGCGGCAGGGCAGCAGGCTGAACCGGCCGGGCACGCACCACTCCGAGCTGCTGGACCAGGTGGAGCTGGTGCTGACACGGGCCGCCCAGCAGGGGTTGCCGGCCCGCCGGTACGGACCGCTGTTCGAGCAGCTGTTCGCCGCCGTACTGAAGACGGCCGCCCATCCACGGCGGCTGCCGCACGGCCGGGCCGCGTTCTTCCGGCGGGCCGGTGTGCTGTACCGGCGGCACCGCCCGGCCGGGTTCCGTCCGCCGGGCGGCAGTCTGGGCGTACAGCACCGGCTGCTGGCGAGCGGGGCGTACCCGGCGTTCCATGCGCTGCGCGCGGCCAACCGGGCGCTGACCGGCGTACTCGCGCGGCTGCCCCGCCCCCGCGGGCTGCGCACCCGGCTGCGGTACCGGCTTCAGCTCCGCCGCCCCCTGGACCCGAACCTCGCGGTGTACTGCGCGTACTGGGGCCGCGGCTACCTCTGCAACCCGGCCGCCCTCCACGCCAAGGCCCGCGAACTGGCCCCGCATCTGCGCTCGGTGTTCCTGGTGGAGCCCGGCCAGGAGACCACTCTGCCCGAGGGCGTGGAGTACGCCGTCATCGGCAGCCGCCTCTCCTGGGACGTGCTGGCACGCGCCAAGTACCTGATCAACAACGCCAACTTCGCGGACGCGGTCGTCAAGCGCCCCGGCAGCGTGCACCTGTCCACCCAGCACGGCACCCCGCTGAAGAAGATGGGCGCCGACCAGGCGATGTACCCGGTGGTGGCCGCCGCGACCGGCAGCTTCGCCCGGCTGCTGGCCCGCGTGGACCGCTGGGACTACAACGTCACCTCCAACCGGCACTCCACGGAGATGTGGGAGAGCGCCTACCCCGCCGCCCACGAGACGCTGGAGTACGGCTATCCGCGCAACGACGCCTACTACACGGCGACCGCCGAGGACGTGGCGCGGATCCGGCGCGAACTCGGCGTCCCCGAGGGCAGGAAAGCCCTGTTGTACGCGCCGACGCACCGCGACCACGCGTCCGGCTTCGAGCCGGGTCTCGACCTCGCGGCACTGTGCGAGGAGATCGGCGACGAGTACGTGGTGCTGCTGCGCGCCCACTACTTCTACGACCGGGGGGACGCGCGGGGCTCCGGCCGGATCGTCGACGTCACCGGGCATCTGTCCTCGGAGGAGGTCTGCCTCGCCGCGGACGCGCTGATCACCGACTACTCCTCCATCATGTTCGACTACGCCAACCTCGACCGGCCGATCGTCGTGTACGCCGACGACTGGGACGTCTACCGGGAGGTCCGGGGCGTCTACTTCGACCTGATGCAGTCCCCGCCGGGCCGGGTGGCGCGCACCCCCGGCGAGCTGGCGGCGCTGCTGCGGGACGGCTCGTACGCGGACACGGAGTCCCGGGCGCTGCGGGCCGCGTTCCGGGAGCGCTTCTGCCAGTTCGACGACGGGCGGGCCGCCGAGCGCGTGGTGCGCCGGGTGCTGCTGGGCGAACCGCCCGAGGCGCTGCCCCCGGTGGTCCCGCTCGCCGAGCGCGTCCCCGCCCCCGCGCCCGCCGCGACGACCCTCACAAGGAGCTGA
- a CDS encoding bifunctional glycosyltransferase/CDP-glycerol:glycerophosphate glycerophosphotransferase: MPRFSVIVPVFKVQGFLRECLDSVLGQSYTDLEVIAVDDRSPDGCPAILDGYAERDARVRVLHLPENVGLGRARNAGLAEASGDYVLFLDSDDRYTPGLLEAVDARLTAADEPDMLVFDHVRTHWWGRGGRSEAADLLAAAGTDVVNVRESPQYLRLFLVAWNKAYRRDFFLEHGLRYAPGPYEDAPVTYRSMVLADRIVCLERIGVEYRQRRQGAITRTPGRRHFDIFPQYDGLFAFLEGRPELAWARPPLFERALDHMLFVLARVDRVRPADRPDFYREIRAFHARHLPAGFVPPQGWRGTETRLLAAAPYASYAAARGLRELRRVAGGGGRKVTREVSRRAHRAWYVACSRRPLDPDLAVYSAFSHQGVLGDPAAIHAKARELAPRLRGVWVVREDAVPGLPPGTDFVTPGSRRFHEVMARATYWVNNVNWPGTLAKRPGSVHIQTHRGTPLKYMGADLLDKPGARYGVDVPRMLWRADRWDYSLVASRHAELAWERAYPCHFTSVRTGSPRNDVLVTAGPETVAAARARLGVPAGNTVVLYAPTRRDYRKGGHVDRIDLARFARDLGDGCTLVVRLHPSLAQGVARGMGLAELHRRGGLVDATDVPRAEDVLLAADALVTDYSSLMFDYALLDRPLVVHADDWGAFTASRGAYLDLMAEAPGHVTRSYGELAELFASGAWRDGESARLRRRFRERFCEFDDGLAAERVVRTLMLGEPMPGRAAGTGRVPAPADPRSLPVAR; encoded by the coding sequence GTGCCCCGCTTCAGCGTCATCGTGCCCGTCTTCAAGGTGCAGGGCTTCCTGCGGGAGTGCCTGGACTCGGTGCTCGGGCAGTCGTACACCGATCTGGAGGTCATCGCGGTCGACGACCGCTCCCCCGACGGCTGCCCCGCGATCCTGGACGGCTACGCCGAGCGCGACGCCCGGGTGCGGGTGCTGCACCTGCCGGAGAACGTGGGGCTCGGCCGGGCCCGCAACGCGGGTCTGGCGGAGGCGAGCGGCGACTATGTGCTGTTCCTGGACAGCGACGACCGCTACACCCCGGGTCTGCTGGAGGCGGTCGACGCCCGGCTGACGGCGGCCGACGAGCCGGACATGCTGGTCTTCGACCATGTGCGCACCCACTGGTGGGGCCGCGGGGGCCGCAGCGAGGCGGCCGACCTGCTGGCGGCGGCCGGGACCGACGTCGTGAACGTCCGGGAGAGTCCCCAGTATCTGCGGCTGTTCCTCGTCGCCTGGAACAAGGCGTACCGCAGGGACTTCTTCCTGGAGCACGGGCTGCGGTACGCGCCGGGCCCCTACGAGGACGCGCCGGTCACCTACCGCTCGATGGTGCTGGCCGACCGGATCGTGTGCCTGGAGCGGATCGGCGTCGAGTACCGGCAGCGCCGGCAGGGCGCGATCACCCGGACGCCGGGGCGCCGGCACTTCGACATCTTCCCCCAGTACGACGGGCTGTTCGCCTTCCTGGAGGGGCGCCCGGAGCTGGCGTGGGCGCGGCCCCCGCTGTTCGAACGCGCGCTGGACCACATGCTGTTCGTGCTCGCCCGGGTGGACCGGGTGCGCCCGGCGGACCGGCCGGACTTCTACCGGGAGATCCGCGCCTTCCACGCCCGGCACCTCCCCGCGGGCTTCGTCCCGCCGCAGGGGTGGCGGGGCACGGAGACGCGACTGCTGGCGGCGGCGCCCTACGCGTCGTACGCGGCGGCCCGTGGGCTGCGGGAGCTGCGCCGGGTGGCCGGGGGCGGCGGCCGGAAGGTGACACGGGAGGTGTCGCGACGGGCGCACCGCGCCTGGTACGTGGCCTGTTCCCGGCGTCCGCTGGATCCGGATCTCGCGGTGTACTCGGCGTTCTCGCACCAGGGGGTCCTCGGGGATCCGGCGGCGATCCACGCCAAGGCCCGCGAGCTCGCCCCGCGGCTGCGGGGGGTGTGGGTGGTCCGGGAGGACGCGGTGCCGGGGCTGCCGCCCGGCACGGACTTCGTGACGCCCGGTTCGCGGCGCTTCCACGAGGTCATGGCGCGGGCCACGTACTGGGTGAACAACGTCAACTGGCCGGGCACGCTCGCGAAACGGCCGGGCAGTGTGCACATCCAGACCCACCGGGGCACCCCGCTGAAGTACATGGGCGCCGATCTGCTGGACAAGCCCGGTGCCCGGTACGGCGTCGACGTGCCGAGGATGCTGTGGCGGGCGGACCGCTGGGACTACAGCCTGGTGGCGAGCCGGCACGCGGAGCTCGCCTGGGAGCGGGCCTACCCGTGCCACTTCACCTCGGTCAGGACGGGCAGCCCGCGCAACGACGTGCTGGTGACGGCGGGCCCGGAGACGGTCGCGGCGGCCCGGGCGCGGCTCGGGGTGCCGGCCGGGAACACCGTCGTGCTGTACGCGCCGACCCGCCGGGACTACCGCAAGGGCGGGCACGTCGACCGGATCGACCTGGCGCGGTTCGCCCGTGACCTCGGCGACGGGTGCACGCTCGTCGTCCGGCTGCACCCGTCGCTCGCGCAGGGTGTCGCGCGCGGCATGGGCCTGGCGGAGCTGCACCGCCGGGGCGGGCTGGTCGACGCGACGGACGTGCCGCGGGCCGAGGACGTGCTGCTCGCGGCGGACGCCCTGGTCACGGACTACTCGTCCCTGATGTTCGACTACGCCCTGCTGGACCGGCCGCTGGTCGTCCACGCGGACGACTGGGGGGCGTTCACGGCGAGCCGGGGCGCCTACCTCGACCTGATGGCCGAGGCGCCGGGTCATGTGACGCGCTCCTACGGGGAGTTGGCGGAGCTGTTCGCGTCCGGGGCCTGGCGGGACGGGGAGTCGGCGCGGCTGCGGCGGCGTTTCCGGGAGCGGTTCTGCGAGTTCGACGACGGGCTGGCCGCCGAGCGGGTCGTACGGACGCTGATGCTGGGCGAGCCGATGCCGGGACGGGCGGCGGGGACGGGCCGGGTGCCGGCTCCGGCGGACCCCCGGTCGCTGCCGGTCGCGCGCTGA
- a CDS encoding organic hydroperoxide resistance protein — MDALYTAVATATHGRDGRAVSNDGRIDVKLAPPVELGGNGEGTNPEQLFAAGYAACFGSALGLVGRQAKVDVSEAAVTAEVGIGKQGEGFGLKVTLRVELPDTLDEATGRKLVDQAHQVCPYSNATRGNIDVDLVIE; from the coding sequence ATGGACGCGCTCTACACCGCAGTCGCCACCGCCACCCACGGCCGCGACGGTCGCGCCGTCTCCAACGACGGCCGTATCGACGTCAAGCTGGCCCCGCCGGTGGAGCTGGGCGGCAACGGCGAGGGCACCAACCCGGAGCAGCTGTTCGCCGCCGGGTACGCGGCCTGCTTCGGCAGCGCGCTCGGCCTCGTCGGCCGTCAGGCCAAGGTCGACGTCTCCGAGGCCGCCGTCACCGCCGAGGTCGGCATCGGCAAGCAGGGCGAGGGCTTCGGCCTCAAGGTCACCCTGCGCGTCGAGCTGCCCGACACCCTCGACGAGGCGACCGGCCGCAAGCTGGTCGACCAGGCCCACCAGGTCTGCCCCTACTCCAACGCCACCCGCGGCAACATCGACGTCGACCTCGTCATCGAGTAA
- a CDS encoding MarR family winged helix-turn-helix transcriptional regulator, translated as MTTTPTADWLRLNQQICFSLNAASRAFGGVYRVVLKDLGLTYPQYLVMLVLWEQGELPVKRLGEHLRLDSGTLSPLLKRLEAAGLVRRERSARDERSVEVRLTEEGEALRERALEVPRRIAAATGFDVEEIRDLRERLDQLTSALDTAAREA; from the coding sequence ATGACGACCACGCCCACGGCCGACTGGCTCCGCCTCAACCAGCAGATCTGCTTCTCCCTGAACGCGGCCTCGCGCGCCTTCGGCGGCGTCTACCGCGTGGTGCTCAAGGACCTGGGCCTCACCTATCCGCAGTACCTGGTGATGCTGGTGCTGTGGGAGCAGGGCGAACTGCCCGTGAAGCGGCTCGGCGAGCATCTGCGCCTGGACTCCGGCACCCTGTCGCCGCTGCTCAAGCGGCTGGAGGCGGCCGGTCTCGTGCGCCGGGAGCGCAGCGCCCGCGACGAGCGGTCGGTGGAGGTGCGGCTGACGGAGGAGGGCGAGGCCCTGCGCGAGCGGGCGCTCGAGGTGCCGCGCCGGATCGCCGCGGCCACCGGGTTCGACGTGGAGGAGATCCGCGACCTGCGGGAGCGCCTCGACCAGCTCACCTCCGCGCTGGACACGGCGGCACGGGAGGCGTGA
- a CDS encoding glycosyltransferase family 2 protein, which produces MHPAPPPPAPDPQVAVVVIGYDDAAHVTTAVRSALAQGPVVREVVAVDDCSTDDSPARLAALAAAEPRLEVVRRRVNSGGCGSPRNTGLDRVTAPYVMFLDSDDVLPPGAADALLAAATSADAQVAGGLCVRRELPEGREVPWEPSLYAAHAVFERPAQRPRLVHDTLCVNKLYRTDFLRAHGIRFPEGRFPYEDFVFTARVLAARPRVAVVPDRVYVWHVRRAAGRLSISLDRADVSNWRARTEASRLAHEILLGSGQKELARAARAKFLDHELRMYARELVLRDARYRRDWWAHTRAYLAEYDASDWAHNPTAPGRLIGRIVLASPEPLDLPRLRDLASRPARLLPPYARAADGTPVWSAGLPQVTLEPLLTRPVHVLPLAVDAELRTRARTAVLRLLLHEMYGRLARAGPESLEVEWRCRETGRTAGAPTVVPPEPDGESWRAAIPVRWGAFGTGTWDLRVRLRFREGAEREVTAHAVTGTGALRRRAVLGAGHGLVLVQPYATHSGALAVRVAPGPRGVLSVVRGRLRRLLH; this is translated from the coding sequence ATGCACCCAGCGCCCCCGCCCCCCGCGCCCGACCCGCAGGTCGCCGTGGTCGTCATCGGCTACGACGACGCCGCCCATGTGACGACCGCCGTCCGCTCGGCGCTGGCCCAGGGTCCCGTCGTGCGGGAGGTCGTCGCGGTCGACGACTGCTCGACCGACGACAGCCCGGCCCGGCTCGCCGCGCTCGCCGCGGCCGAGCCACGGCTGGAGGTGGTGCGGCGCCGGGTCAACAGCGGCGGCTGCGGCAGCCCCCGCAACACCGGCCTGGACCGGGTGACCGCGCCGTATGTGATGTTCCTGGACAGCGACGACGTCCTCCCGCCCGGCGCCGCCGACGCCCTGCTCGCGGCGGCCACGAGCGCCGATGCCCAGGTCGCGGGCGGCCTCTGCGTCCGCCGGGAGCTGCCCGAGGGGCGTGAGGTGCCCTGGGAGCCGTCGCTGTACGCCGCGCACGCCGTGTTCGAGCGCCCCGCGCAGCGCCCCCGTCTGGTCCACGACACCCTCTGCGTGAACAAGCTCTACCGCACCGACTTCCTGCGCGCCCACGGCATCCGCTTCCCCGAGGGCCGCTTCCCCTACGAGGACTTCGTCTTCACCGCGCGCGTCCTCGCCGCCCGCCCCCGTGTCGCCGTCGTCCCCGACCGGGTCTACGTCTGGCATGTGCGCCGGGCGGCGGGCCGGCTGTCGATCTCCCTGGACCGCGCGGACGTCTCCAACTGGCGGGCCCGCACCGAGGCGAGCCGGCTCGCCCACGAGATCCTGCTCGGCTCCGGGCAGAAGGAGCTGGCCCGGGCAGCCCGCGCCAAGTTCCTCGACCACGAGCTGCGGATGTACGCCCGTGAACTGGTCCTGCGCGACGCCCGCTACCGGCGCGACTGGTGGGCGCACACGCGGGCGTACCTCGCGGAGTACGACGCCTCGGACTGGGCGCACAACCCGACCGCGCCCGGACGCCTCATCGGGCGGATCGTCCTGGCCTCCCCCGAGCCGCTCGACCTGCCCCGCCTGCGCGACCTCGCCTCCCGTCCCGCCCGGTTGCTGCCGCCGTACGCCCGGGCCGCCGACGGCACCCCCGTCTGGTCGGCCGGGCTGCCCCAGGTCACCCTGGAACCGCTGCTGACCCGGCCCGTCCACGTCCTCCCGCTCGCCGTGGACGCGGAGCTGCGCACCCGCGCCCGTACCGCCGTCCTGCGGCTGCTCCTGCACGAGATGTACGGGCGGCTGGCGCGGGCCGGGCCCGAGTCGCTGGAGGTGGAGTGGCGGTGCCGGGAGACGGGGCGCACGGCGGGAGCGCCCACGGTGGTACCGCCGGAGCCGGACGGGGAGTCCTGGCGGGCCGCGATCCCGGTGCGCTGGGGCGCGTTCGGCACCGGCACCTGGGACCTGCGGGTGCGCCTCCGCTTCCGGGAGGGCGCCGAGCGCGAGGTCACCGCGCACGCCGTCACCGGCACCGGGGCGCTGCGCCGCCGCGCGGTCCTCGGCGCCGGGCACGGCCTGGTCCTCGTCCAGCCCTACGCCACCCACTCCGGGGCGCTCGCCGTCCGCGTCGCCCCGGGACCGCGCGGAGTCCTGTCCGTGGTACGCGGCAGGCTCCGGCGCCTGCTTCACTGA
- the galE gene encoding UDP-glucose 4-epimerase GalE: MTWLITGGAGYIGAHVVRAMTRAGERAVVYDDLSTGIADRVPDGVPLVVGSTLDRERVARALAAHRITGVVHLAAKKQVGESVDRPLLYYRENVEGLRVLLEAVTATSHVRSFVFSSSAAVYGMPDVDLVTEETPCAPISPYGETKLAGEWLVRATGRATGLSTASLRYFNVAGAAAPELADTGVFNIVPMVFEKLTQGEAPRIFGDDYPTPDGTCVRDYIHVVDLAEAHVAAARALQSSPGHSLTLDIGRGEGVSVREMIDLINAVTGYDRPPTVTPRRPGDPARVVASADRIATELGWKAKYDVRDMVTSAWEGWVRTHPGAARD; encoded by the coding sequence ATGACCTGGCTGATCACCGGCGGCGCCGGTTACATCGGAGCACACGTGGTTCGGGCGATGACCCGGGCGGGCGAGCGTGCCGTGGTGTACGACGACCTGTCCACCGGCATCGCCGACCGGGTGCCCGACGGCGTCCCGCTGGTCGTCGGCTCCACCCTGGACCGCGAGCGCGTCGCCCGCGCCCTCGCCGCCCACCGGATCACCGGCGTGGTCCATCTGGCGGCGAAGAAGCAGGTCGGCGAGTCGGTCGACCGGCCGCTGCTGTACTACCGGGAGAACGTCGAGGGGCTGCGCGTCCTCCTGGAGGCGGTCACGGCCACCTCCCATGTGCGCTCCTTCGTCTTCTCCTCCTCGGCGGCCGTCTACGGCATGCCGGACGTCGACCTGGTGACCGAGGAGACGCCGTGCGCGCCGATCTCGCCGTACGGCGAGACCAAGCTGGCGGGCGAGTGGCTGGTCCGGGCGACGGGCCGGGCCACGGGCCTGTCCACCGCGTCGCTGCGGTACTTCAACGTGGCGGGCGCGGCCGCGCCGGAACTCGCCGACACCGGCGTCTTCAACATCGTCCCGATGGTGTTCGAGAAGCTGACGCAGGGCGAGGCCCCGCGCATCTTCGGCGACGACTACCCGACCCCGGACGGCACCTGCGTCCGCGACTACATCCATGTGGTCGACCTCGCGGAGGCCCATGTCGCCGCCGCCCGCGCGCTCCAGTCCTCGCCCGGCCACTCCCTCACCCTCGACATCGGCCGGGGCGAGGGTGTGTCGGTGCGCGAGATGATCGACCTCATCAACGCCGTCACCGGCTACGACCGTCCTCCGACGGTCACCCCGCGCCGCCCCGGCGACCCGGCCCGCGTGGTCGCCTCCGCCGACCGCATCGCCACCGAGCTGGGCTGGAAGGCGAAGTACGACGTCCGGGACATGGTCACGTCGGCCTGGGAGGGCTGGGTGCGCACGCACCCCGGGGCCGCCCGCGACTGA
- a CDS encoding TetR/AcrR family transcriptional regulator translates to MLVRMSTDADQSSTPPRRRAPAGAAVLREDVTEAIRAAVFEELAAVGYARMSIEGIARRAGVGKTAVYRRWRSKLHLVLDVVSAVAVMGLPVPDTGSLEGDLRLLYEVTARALRHPLASQILPDLQAEAARSPEIAEAVQKALRDGQASVASTIVRAAEQRGEVRAGLDQELALDLISGPLYWRSVVVRSPKLPKGHLDALSRATAAALKAL, encoded by the coding sequence ATGCTGGTCCGTATGAGCACCGACGCCGATCAGTCCTCGACGCCGCCGCGCCGCCGGGCCCCCGCGGGGGCGGCCGTGCTCCGGGAGGACGTGACCGAGGCGATCCGGGCGGCCGTCTTCGAGGAACTCGCGGCCGTCGGCTACGCCCGTATGTCGATCGAGGGCATCGCGCGCCGCGCCGGCGTCGGCAAGACGGCCGTCTACCGGCGCTGGCGTTCCAAGCTGCACCTGGTGCTCGACGTGGTGTCGGCGGTCGCGGTGATGGGCCTGCCGGTCCCGGACACCGGGAGCCTGGAGGGCGATCTGCGGCTGCTCTACGAGGTGACCGCGCGGGCGCTGCGGCATCCGCTGGCCTCGCAGATCCTCCCCGATCTGCAGGCCGAGGCGGCCCGCAGTCCGGAGATCGCCGAGGCCGTGCAGAAGGCGCTGCGCGACGGCCAGGCGAGCGTCGCCAGCACGATCGTGCGCGCCGCCGAACAGCGCGGGGAGGTCCGGGCGGGCCTCGACCAGGAGCTGGCCCTCGATCTGATCTCCGGGCCCCTGTACTGGCGCTCGGTGGTCGTGCGCAGCCCGAAGCTGCCGAAGGGCCACCTCGACGCCCTGTCACGGGCGACCGCGGCGGCCCTCAAGGCCCTCTGA
- a CDS encoding ABC transporter permease, with product MTQALHTPPRTPEAPPEADLAALAARHGLSVSGARPSLPRYVRQLWARRHFIAAFSTAKLTAQYSQAKLGQVWQVLTPLLNAAVYYLIFGKLMGTSRGVPDFVPFLVTGVFVWTFTQSSIMAGTRAISGNLGLVRALHFPRAALPISFCLQQLQQLLFSMAALVVILLCFGVPVAASWLLAVPALVLQFAFNAGVSLIVARLGAKTPDLAQLMPFVLRTWMYASGVMFSISHIMSKHTDAPSWLTSVLQANPAAVYIDLMRFALIDSFRGSQLPPHVWAIAAGWALLAGVGGFIYFWKAEETYGRG from the coding sequence GTGACTCAAGCCCTGCACACACCGCCCCGGACGCCCGAGGCGCCGCCCGAGGCCGACCTCGCGGCCCTGGCCGCCCGGCACGGGCTGTCCGTGAGCGGCGCCCGCCCCTCGCTGCCGCGGTACGTCCGCCAGTTGTGGGCGCGCCGGCACTTCATCGCGGCGTTCTCCACCGCCAAGCTCACCGCCCAGTACAGCCAGGCGAAGCTGGGACAGGTCTGGCAGGTGCTGACGCCACTGCTGAACGCGGCGGTGTACTACCTGATCTTCGGCAAGCTGATGGGCACCAGCCGGGGCGTGCCGGACTTCGTACCCTTCCTGGTCACGGGGGTGTTCGTGTGGACGTTCACCCAGAGCTCGATCATGGCGGGCACCCGCGCGATATCCGGCAACCTGGGCCTCGTCCGCGCCCTGCACTTCCCCCGGGCCGCGCTGCCGATCTCGTTCTGCCTCCAGCAGCTCCAGCAGCTGCTGTTCTCGATGGCGGCACTGGTCGTGATCCTGCTCTGCTTCGGCGTCCCGGTCGCCGCCTCCTGGCTGCTGGCCGTCCCGGCGCTGGTGCTGCAGTTCGCCTTCAACGCCGGTGTCTCCCTGATCGTCGCCCGGCTCGGCGCCAAGACCCCGGACCTCGCCCAGTTGATGCCGTTCGTGCTGCGGACGTGGATGTACGCGTCCGGCGTGATGTTCAGCATCAGCCACATCATGAGCAAGCACACGGACGCGCCCTCCTGGCTGACCTCCGTCCTGCAGGCCAACCCGGCCGCCGTCTACATCGACCTGATGCGCTTCGCCCTGATCGACAGCTTCCGGGGGAGCCAGCTCCCGCCGCACGTCTGGGCGATCGCGGCCGGCTGGGCCCTGCTCGCCGGCGTCGGCGGTTTCATCTACTTCTGGAAGGCCGAGGAGACGTACGGACGTGGCTGA
- a CDS encoding ABC transporter ATP-binding protein, which translates to MAEHSEKIPTVVADGVDIVYRVNGTGAGRGSATAALNRILRRGRAEKAAGVRTVHAVRNVSFAAYRGEAIGLIGTNGSGKSTLLKAVAGLLPVENGRIYTDGQPSLLGVNAALMNDLTGERNVHLGGLAMGMSREQIKERYQEIVDFSGINEKGDFITLPMRTYSSGMAARLRFSIAAAKDHDVLLIDEALATGDRSFQKRSEARIRELRRHAGTVFLVSHNNKSIRDTCERVLWLERGELRMDGPTGEVLKEYEAFTGDKSDKTAKAAKPPRPEPKPRTAAPVPS; encoded by the coding sequence GTGGCTGAGCACAGCGAGAAGATCCCCACCGTCGTCGCCGACGGCGTCGACATCGTCTACCGGGTCAACGGCACGGGCGCGGGCCGCGGTTCGGCCACCGCCGCGCTCAACCGCATCCTGCGCCGCGGCCGGGCCGAGAAGGCGGCGGGCGTGCGTACGGTGCACGCCGTGCGGAACGTTTCCTTCGCCGCGTACCGGGGCGAGGCCATCGGCCTCATCGGCACCAACGGCTCGGGCAAGTCCACCCTGCTCAAGGCCGTCGCCGGGCTGCTCCCGGTGGAGAACGGCCGTATCTACACCGACGGCCAGCCCTCCCTCCTGGGCGTCAACGCGGCCCTGATGAACGACCTGACCGGGGAGCGCAACGTCCACCTCGGCGGACTCGCGATGGGCATGTCCCGCGAGCAGATCAAGGAGCGCTACCAGGAGATCGTCGACTTCTCCGGCATCAACGAGAAGGGCGACTTCATCACGCTGCCCATGCGCACCTACTCCTCGGGCATGGCGGCCCGGCTGCGGTTCTCCATCGCCGCCGCCAAGGACCACGACGTGCTGCTGATCGACGAGGCACTGGCGACCGGCGACCGCTCCTTCCAGAAGCGCTCCGAGGCCCGTATCCGCGAGCTGCGCCGGCACGCCGGCACGGTGTTCCTGGTCAGCCACAACAACAAGTCGATCCGCGACACCTGCGAGCGCGTGCTGTGGCTGGAGCGGGGCGAGCTGCGCATGGACGGGCCGACCGGCGAGGTGCTGAAGGAGTACGAGGCGTTCACCGGCGACAAGAGCGACAAGACCGCGAAGGCGGCCAAGCCCCCCAGGCCGGAGCCGAAGCCCCGGACGGCGGCCCCGGTTCCCTCGTGA